In one window of Azospirillaceae bacterium DNA:
- a CDS encoding winged helix-turn-helix transcriptional regulator: MAGRLPSDATRSPEIGTAVRLLEAFRRLDPDLPIQYALSFLTIAENEGLSMRELSEKLGIAQSSASRNVAALSRWHSFGKPGHDLVEAHEDPRERRRKVITLTDKGRALLEELRAIVNPKLGTRKAG; encoded by the coding sequence ATGGCCGGGCGGCTCCCTTCTGATGCCACCCGCTCGCCCGAGATCGGGACGGCGGTGCGCCTGCTGGAGGCGTTCCGCCGGCTCGATCCCGACCTTCCCATTCAATACGCCCTGTCGTTCCTGACCATCGCCGAGAACGAGGGCCTGTCCATGCGCGAGCTGTCGGAGAAGCTGGGCATCGCCCAATCCTCCGCATCGCGCAACGTGGCCGCGCTGTCGCGCTGGCACAGTTTCGGCAAGCCCGGCCATGACCTGGTGGAGGCGCACGAAGACCCCCGCGAGCGCCGCCGCAAGGTCATCACCCTGACCGACAAGGGCCGTGCCCTGCTGGAAGAGCTGCGCGCCATCGTGAATCCCAAGCTGGGGACGCGGAAGGCGGGCTAA
- the hslV gene encoding ATP-dependent protease subunit HslV, which translates to MSDFPHWHGTTILSVRKGTDVVIAGDGQVSMGQTIVKGNARKVRRLAGGSVMAGFAGATADALTLFERLESKLEQYPGQLTRACVEMAKDWRTDRYLRRLEAMMAVADKTVSLVLTGTGDVLEPEDGLIGIGSGGNYALAAARALADVPDLDAEAVARRAMAIAASIDVYTNGNIIVERM; encoded by the coding sequence ATGTCCGATTTCCCCCACTGGCACGGCACCACCATCCTGTCGGTCCGCAAGGGCACCGACGTCGTCATCGCCGGCGACGGCCAGGTCTCGATGGGCCAGACCATCGTCAAGGGCAACGCGCGCAAGGTGCGGCGCCTGGCCGGCGGCAGCGTGATGGCCGGCTTCGCGGGCGCCACCGCCGACGCGCTGACCCTGTTCGAGCGGTTGGAATCCAAGCTGGAGCAGTATCCGGGCCAGCTCACGCGGGCCTGCGTCGAGATGGCGAAGGACTGGCGCACCGATCGGTATCTCCGCCGGCTGGAAGCCATGATGGCGGTCGCGGACAAGACCGTGTCGCTCGTGCTGACCGGCACCGGCGACGTGCTGGAACCCGAGGACGGGTTGATCGGGATCGGGTCCGGCGGCAACTACGCCCTGGCTGCCGCCCGCGCGCTGGCCGACGTGCCGGACCTGGACGCCGAGGCCGTCGCCCGCCGGGCCATGGCCATCGCCGCGTCGATCGACGTCTACACCAACGGCAACATCATCGTGGAACGCATGTGA
- a CDS encoding fused MFS/spermidine synthase, whose translation MSNVGVPRSVKPAAPIGSLQTAWTAGSLLPIHAAFFLSGFSALIYQTVWQRLLGLFAGSETVSATLTVGAFLFGLGIGSLWGGHLADRLGRARAMQAFALCEAGIAGCALLSRPVLYDVLFRGMVGYADSPVVVYPTVFLALLPPTLLMGMSLPLLARAVVEQVETAPVRIGWLYGINTLGAAVGTLLAGQLLIGLYGIETTVHVGAALNLAVAVVALAVSLGMTGELAPARGTDTAQAFRAASSARVALWCGIVFASGFLIISLEIVWFRVLGTLMQSNAYAFPIILAVFLAADGLGIVAGARVVRRMRDPLRAFQLLQGMMALYALASLGAVWWISGIVDLTPFFVDGTFFEARQDATGKALRLLVYGGVVTFAVFPPAFLLGMSFPFSQKAVQDDPGRVGRRVGAIQLANILGNTAGAVVTGLVLLHVLGTSGTLRLVGVAGLAFTAALFLGSGQSGHTRPRGTVVAAAALAGIVAAFPGNAAFWARLHGTSPAAGARVAEDRSGVVVLRPLPHTNHLYVGGKWQSDALPYRPVQGAMGALAAFAHPAPKSAMLVGYGGGGSLYATGLNPSIERIRVVEIVAPVLDVMDDLARDSRDPALSRLLSDKRVERIVGDGRHVVFTDDARFDVIKAETISPKTANSGFLYSIEYFEEIRRRLNPGGIVVQWAATERTVNTFTRAFPYVVRLGDAMIGSDAPIRFDMAAFEAVLRGPAAEGLRAAGWNADIIVGWLGSRPMQVWGPGDPRPGTEINTDLFPRDEYFMNR comes from the coding sequence ATGTCCAATGTCGGGGTGCCTCGGAGCGTCAAACCGGCGGCCCCGATCGGGAGCCTGCAGACGGCCTGGACCGCCGGAAGCCTGCTGCCCATCCACGCCGCCTTCTTCCTGTCGGGCTTCAGCGCCCTGATCTACCAGACGGTGTGGCAGCGCCTGCTCGGCCTGTTCGCCGGCTCGGAAACCGTCAGTGCGACGCTGACGGTGGGCGCATTCCTGTTCGGCCTGGGAATTGGCAGCCTCTGGGGCGGGCATCTGGCCGACCGGCTCGGCCGCGCCCGCGCGATGCAGGCCTTCGCCCTGTGCGAGGCCGGCATCGCGGGCTGCGCGCTCCTCTCCCGGCCCGTGCTGTACGATGTCCTGTTCCGCGGCATGGTCGGCTACGCGGATTCGCCGGTCGTCGTCTACCCGACGGTCTTCCTGGCGCTGCTTCCCCCCACCCTTCTCATGGGCATGTCGCTGCCGTTGCTGGCGCGGGCGGTGGTGGAACAGGTGGAAACGGCGCCGGTGCGCATCGGTTGGCTGTACGGGATCAACACGCTGGGGGCGGCGGTCGGGACGCTGCTGGCCGGCCAGCTTCTGATCGGCCTGTACGGCATCGAGACCACGGTCCACGTGGGGGCCGCCCTCAATCTGGCCGTCGCGGTGGTTGCCCTGGCGGTATCGCTGGGAATGACCGGGGAGCTGGCTCCCGCCCGGGGCACGGATACGGCGCAGGCGTTCCGGGCCGCCAGCAGCGCCAGGGTCGCGCTGTGGTGCGGCATCGTCTTCGCTTCCGGCTTCCTCATCATCTCGCTCGAGATCGTCTGGTTCCGCGTGCTCGGCACGCTGATGCAGTCCAACGCCTATGCGTTCCCCATCATCCTGGCGGTTTTCCTGGCGGCGGACGGGCTGGGCATCGTCGCGGGCGCCCGTGTCGTGCGCCGGATGCGGGATCCGCTGCGCGCATTCCAGTTGCTGCAGGGGATGATGGCGCTGTACGCGCTCGCGTCCCTGGGGGCCGTCTGGTGGATCAGCGGGATCGTCGACCTCACCCCCTTCTTCGTGGACGGCACCTTCTTCGAGGCGCGGCAGGACGCGACCGGCAAGGCCCTGCGGCTGCTGGTCTACGGCGGGGTCGTGACCTTCGCGGTGTTCCCGCCGGCCTTCCTGCTCGGCATGTCGTTCCCCTTCTCGCAAAAGGCCGTGCAGGACGATCCCGGCCGGGTGGGCCGGCGCGTGGGGGCGATCCAGCTCGCCAACATCCTGGGCAACACGGCGGGCGCGGTGGTCACGGGCCTGGTGCTGCTGCATGTGCTCGGCACGTCGGGGACGCTGCGGCTGGTCGGCGTGGCGGGTCTGGCGTTCACGGCGGCGCTGTTCCTCGGCTCCGGACAGTCCGGGCACACCCGTCCGCGCGGAACGGTGGTGGCGGCGGCGGCACTGGCGGGCATCGTGGCCGCCTTCCCCGGCAACGCCGCGTTCTGGGCGCGGCTGCACGGCACCAGCCCGGCCGCGGGCGCGCGGGTCGCCGAAGACCGGTCGGGCGTGGTGGTCCTCCGGCCACTGCCGCACACCAACCATTTGTATGTGGGCGGCAAGTGGCAGAGCGACGCGCTGCCGTACCGGCCCGTCCAGGGTGCCATGGGGGCGCTCGCCGCCTTTGCCCATCCTGCCCCCAAGAGCGCCATGCTGGTCGGCTACGGTGGCGGCGGCAGCCTCTACGCCACGGGGCTGAACCCGTCGATCGAGCGGATCCGGGTCGTCGAGATCGTGGCACCGGTCCTCGACGTCATGGACGATCTTGCCCGTGACAGCCGGGATCCGGCCCTGTCGCGCCTGTTGTCGGACAAGCGGGTCGAGCGGATCGTGGGCGACGGGCGCCATGTGGTGTTCACCGACGACGCCCGGTTCGACGTCATCAAGGCCGAGACGATCTCGCCCAAGACCGCCAACAGCGGCTTCCTCTACTCGATCGAATATTTCGAAGAGATCCGGCGCCGCTTGAACCCGGGCGGCATCGTCGTCCAGTGGGCGGCGACGGAGCGGACCGTCAACACCTTCACCCGGGCATTCCCGTATGTCGTCCGCCTCGGCGACGCCATGATCGGCAGCGACGCCCCGATCCGCTTCGACATGGCCGCGTTCGAAGCGGTGCTGCGCGGTCCCGCGGCGGAAGGGTTGCGGGCGGCCGGCTGGAACGCCGACATCATCGTCGGCTGGCTCGGTTCGCGGCCGATGCAGGTCTGGGGCCCCGGCGACCCACGGCCGGGGACCGAGATCAACACCGACCTGTTCCCGCGCGACGAGTACTTCATGAACCGGTAA
- the hisA gene encoding 1-(5-phosphoribosyl)-5-[(5-phosphoribosylamino)methylideneamino]imidazole-4-carboxamide isomerase — protein sequence MILYPAIDLKDGACVRLLRGDMGQATVFNTDPAEQARTFQAQGFRWLHLVDLNGAFEGRPVNGDAVARILAAVDLPAQLGGGIRDLATIEAWLDRGVRRVILGTVALRDPDLVREACRRFPGRVAVGIDARNGRVAVEGWAETSDVTALDLALRFEDAGVAAIIYTDIDRDGALGGVNVEATAELASRLTTPVIASGGVASLDDLRALKAVEDTGVAGVISGRALYDGRIDPKAALALLEGAGGC from the coding sequence ATGATCCTTTATCCCGCCATCGACCTGAAGGACGGCGCATGCGTCCGCCTGCTGCGCGGCGACATGGGCCAGGCCACGGTCTTCAACACCGATCCGGCCGAGCAGGCCCGCACCTTCCAGGCGCAGGGCTTCCGCTGGCTGCATCTGGTCGATCTCAACGGCGCCTTCGAAGGCCGCCCGGTGAACGGCGACGCGGTGGCGCGCATCCTGGCGGCGGTGGATCTGCCGGCCCAGCTCGGCGGCGGCATCCGCGACCTCGCCACCATCGAGGCTTGGCTCGACCGCGGGGTCCGGCGGGTGATCCTGGGCACCGTGGCCCTGCGCGACCCGGATCTGGTGCGCGAGGCGTGCCGGCGCTTTCCGGGCCGGGTGGCGGTGGGCATCGATGCCCGCAACGGCCGGGTGGCCGTCGAGGGCTGGGCCGAGACGTCGGACGTGACGGCGCTGGATCTGGCGCTGCGGTTCGAGGACGCCGGGGTGGCGGCCATCATCTACACCGACATCGACCGCGACGGGGCGCTGGGTGGCGTCAACGTCGAGGCGACGGCGGAATTGGCCTCGCGCCTGACCACGCCGGTGATCGCCTCAGGCGGCGTGGCGTCGTTGGACGATCTGCGGGCGCTGAAGGCCGTCGAGGACACCGGCGTCGCCGGGGTGATCAGCGGGCGCGCGCTCTACGACGGCCGCATCGATCCCAAGGCGGCACTGGCGCTGCTGGAAGGGGCCGGCGGATGCTGA
- the hisB gene encoding imidazoleglycerol-phosphate dehydratase HisB produces the protein MNTTAPRRAEVVRATTETQLHVTVDLDGTGTYDVKTGIGFLDHMLEQLARHSLVDLMVRADGDLHIDGHHTTEDTGIALGQAVAKALGDKRGIARYGSAYAPMDETLCRVALDLSGRPFLVWKVAFTRDRLGTLDTELVREWFQAFAQNAGATLHVECLYGENNHHIAESAFKALAQALRRAVELDPRKAGQIPSTKGTL, from the coding sequence ATGAACACCACCGCCCCCCGCCGTGCCGAGGTCGTTCGCGCGACCACGGAAACCCAGCTCCATGTGACCGTCGACCTGGACGGCACGGGGACCTACGACGTGAAGACCGGGATCGGGTTCCTCGATCATATGCTGGAGCAGTTGGCCCGGCATTCGCTGGTCGACCTGATGGTGCGGGCGGATGGCGACCTGCACATCGACGGCCACCACACCACCGAAGACACCGGGATCGCGCTGGGTCAGGCGGTGGCCAAGGCATTGGGCGACAAGCGCGGCATCGCGCGCTACGGGTCCGCTTATGCCCCGATGGACGAGACGCTGTGCCGGGTGGCGCTGGACCTGTCCGGCCGTCCCTTCCTGGTCTGGAAGGTCGCCTTCACGCGTGACCGGCTGGGCACGCTGGACACCGAACTGGTGCGCGAGTGGTTCCAGGCCTTCGCCCAGAACGCCGGCGCCACGCTGCACGTCGAGTGCCTGTATGGCGAGAACAACCACCATATCGCGGAAAGCGCGTTCAAGGCGCTGGCCCAGGCCCTGCGCCGTGCGGTGGAGCTGGATCCCCGCAAGGCCGGCCAGATCCCCTCGACCAAGGGCACGCTGTAG
- the hisH gene encoding imidazole glycerol phosphate synthase subunit HisH, with the protein MNVVIVDYGSGNLRSAAKAFEAVVREAGLGTDVVVTADAEVVRRADRIVLPGQGAFADCMRGLQAVPGMVEALREAVRDKGRPFFGICVGMQLLADAGLEHGSHAGLGWIPGRVEPLEPADPNLKIPHMGWNDLRLAAGAHPVLRGLAEGCHAYFVHSYHFVAAERSDVLATADYGGTVTAIVGRANMVGAQFHPEKSQATGLALIRNFLSWSP; encoded by the coding sequence ATGAATGTGGTCATCGTCGATTACGGGTCGGGCAATCTCCGTTCGGCCGCCAAGGCGTTCGAGGCCGTCGTCCGCGAGGCCGGCCTCGGGACCGATGTGGTCGTCACCGCCGACGCCGAGGTCGTGCGCCGGGCCGACCGTATCGTGCTGCCGGGCCAGGGGGCCTTTGCCGATTGCATGCGCGGATTGCAGGCCGTGCCCGGCATGGTCGAGGCCCTGCGCGAGGCGGTGCGGGACAAGGGCCGACCGTTCTTCGGCATCTGCGTCGGCATGCAGCTTCTGGCCGATGCCGGGCTGGAGCACGGTTCGCACGCCGGGCTGGGATGGATACCGGGCCGGGTGGAACCATTGGAACCCGCGGATCCGAACCTGAAGATCCCGCACATGGGGTGGAACGACCTGCGCCTTGCGGCGGGCGCCCATCCGGTGCTGCGGGGCTTGGCCGAAGGCTGCCACGCCTACTTCGTCCACTCCTACCACTTCGTCGCGGCGGAGCGGTCCGATGTGCTGGCCACGGCCGACTACGGCGGCACGGTCACGGCCATCGTCGGCCGGGCCAACATGGTCGGTGCGCAATTCCACCCGGAGAAGAGCCAGGCGACCGGCCTGGCGTTGATCCGCAATTTCCTGTCCTGGAGCCCGTGA
- a CDS encoding GNAT family N-acetyltransferase has product MLVRERTPEDAEWIERLLVQRWGSTVMVVHGDTYDAATLPALVAGAQDGLATYRIIGDEAELVTLDAVRPGLGVGSALVEALVDRLRGTGVRRLRVTTTNDNLDALRFYQRRSFRLLRLRAGAVDEARRIKPAIPETGAHGIPLHDEIDLWRSIPGTPAEGSG; this is encoded by the coding sequence ATGCTTGTCAGGGAACGGACACCCGAGGATGCCGAATGGATCGAGCGCCTGCTCGTCCAGCGGTGGGGAAGCACGGTCATGGTCGTGCATGGCGACACCTACGACGCAGCCACCCTGCCCGCCCTCGTCGCCGGGGCGCAGGATGGGTTGGCGACATACCGCATCATTGGTGACGAAGCGGAATTGGTCACTTTGGACGCCGTCCGGCCGGGGCTCGGGGTCGGGTCCGCTCTGGTCGAGGCTTTGGTCGACCGGCTACGTGGAACCGGTGTGCGCCGTCTTCGGGTCACAACGACCAATGACAATTTGGATGCGCTGCGCTTCTACCAGCGCCGATCCTTCCGTCTTCTCCGCCTCCGGGCCGGTGCCGTCGACGAGGCCCGCCGGATCAAACCCGCCATCCCGGAGACCGGGGCCCACGGCATTCCGCTTCATGACGAGATCGACTTGTGGCGGAGCATCCCGGGAACGCCGGCCGAAGGTTCGGGATGA
- a CDS encoding GNAT family N-acetyltransferase: MSESRASEVTVEIVEKLKGADLQDLCDAADAAVRAGGGFGWLEPPPRDVMERYWKGVLMVPERTLFIGRLDGVVAGSAQMVRPPRNNEAQAHTAFLTTSFVAPWARGHGLARMLTLAIEAAARKAGARILNLDVRETQEAAIALYESLGYKRFGVHPLYAMVGGKPVAGHYFYKDLAAGEGDAA; encoded by the coding sequence ATGTCCGAGTCAAGGGCATCCGAAGTGACGGTCGAAATCGTCGAGAAGCTGAAGGGCGCCGACCTTCAGGACCTGTGCGACGCGGCCGATGCCGCGGTGCGCGCGGGCGGCGGGTTCGGATGGCTGGAGCCGCCGCCGCGCGACGTGATGGAGCGCTATTGGAAGGGCGTCCTGATGGTGCCCGAACGCACGCTGTTCATCGGCCGTCTGGACGGCGTGGTGGCGGGGTCGGCGCAGATGGTCCGCCCGCCGCGCAACAACGAGGCGCAGGCGCACACGGCGTTCCTGACCACCTCGTTCGTGGCGCCCTGGGCCCGCGGCCACGGGCTGGCCCGCATGTTGACGCTGGCGATCGAGGCGGCGGCCCGCAAGGCGGGGGCGCGGATCTTAAACCTGGACGTCCGCGAGACGCAGGAGGCGGCGATCGCACTCTACGAATCGCTGGGCTACAAGCGGTTCGGCGTGCATCCGCTGTACGCGATGGTCGGCGGCAAGCCGGTGGCCGGCCACTACTTCTACAAGGACCTCGCGGCCGGCGAGGGGGACGCGGCATGA
- a CDS encoding phosphoribosyl-ATP diphosphatase, with the protein MSDTQDGFETLARLYRTIEARRGADPTTSYTAKLFARGRAKIAQKLGEEAVEAVIEALRDDPAKLAEESADLLYHLLVLWADAGVKPADVMAILDGREGTGGLDEKKARKEG; encoded by the coding sequence ATGAGCGACACGCAGGACGGCTTCGAAACGCTGGCGCGCCTCTACCGCACCATCGAGGCGCGGCGGGGGGCGGATCCAACGACCAGCTACACCGCCAAGCTGTTCGCCCGCGGCCGGGCCAAGATCGCCCAGAAGCTGGGCGAGGAGGCGGTCGAGGCGGTGATCGAGGCCCTGCGCGACGATCCCGCCAAGCTGGCCGAGGAGTCCGCCGACCTGCTCTACCATCTTCTGGTGTTGTGGGCGGATGCCGGCGTGAAGCCTGCCGACGTCATGGCCATCCTCGACGGCCGTGAAGGCACGGGCGGGCTGGACGAGAAAAAGGCCCGCAAGGAAGGGTAG
- the hisF gene encoding imidazole glycerol phosphate synthase subunit HisF — protein MLKVRLIPCLDVKDGRVVKGVNFVDLVDAGDPVEQARVYDREGADELTFLDITASHENRDTILDVVRRTAEQVFMPLTVGGGVRTVDDIRRLLLAGTDKVSINSAAVARPEFVREAAEKFGSQCIVVAVDAKQVSPGKWEVFTHGGRKPTGLDAIEWAQRMAAHGAGELLLTSMDRDGTRQGFDLELTRRVADAVRVPVIASGGVGTLDHLVEGVRQGHASAVLAASIFHFGQFKITQAKAHMAASGVPVRT, from the coding sequence ATGCTGAAGGTGCGCCTGATCCCCTGCCTGGACGTGAAGGACGGCCGGGTGGTGAAGGGGGTCAACTTCGTCGACCTCGTGGATGCCGGCGATCCGGTGGAGCAGGCCCGCGTCTACGACCGCGAAGGCGCGGACGAGCTGACTTTCCTCGACATCACGGCCAGCCACGAGAACCGCGACACCATCCTCGACGTGGTCCGCCGCACGGCCGAACAGGTGTTCATGCCGCTGACGGTGGGCGGCGGCGTGCGCACGGTGGACGACATCCGCCGGTTGCTGCTGGCCGGGACGGACAAGGTCTCGATCAACTCGGCTGCGGTCGCGCGGCCCGAATTCGTGCGCGAGGCCGCCGAGAAGTTCGGCAGCCAGTGCATCGTGGTGGCGGTGGACGCCAAGCAGGTCTCGCCCGGCAAGTGGGAGGTGTTCACCCACGGCGGCCGCAAGCCCACGGGCCTGGATGCCATCGAGTGGGCGCAGCGCATGGCGGCCCATGGTGCCGGCGAACTCCTGCTGACCTCCATGGACCGGGACGGCACCCGCCAGGGCTTCGACCTGGAGCTGACGCGTCGGGTGGCCGACGCGGTGCGCGTGCCGGTGATCGCCTCGGGCGGCGTCGGCACCCTCGACCATCTGGTGGAGGGCGTGCGCCAAGGCCATGCCAGCGCCGTGCTGGCCGCGTCCATCTTCCACTTCGGGCAGTTCAAGATCACGCAAGCCAAGGCCCACATGGCTGCGTCCGGCGTGCCGGTGCGGACATGA
- a CDS encoding lipopolysaccharide biosynthesis protein — MVKTRLRDKVLEGAFWASLEGWGRQFASLVVFVLLARLLTPVEVGLFAMVAIVLAAVQTILDEGLTEVLVQREHLEREHLDSAFWLVVGVSLALCGLTALLADPIAQLFDQPGIAPLIAAASLAPLLAGLSGVHQGLLRRRMDYRLLMVRSMAGVVAGGVAGVAMAWQGFGAWALVAQQVVDRLVGGLVLWCSTDWRPRLSFSWRHARDLMPFSAYLAATRVVNFTSKQVDRYLIGLFMGPAVLGIYNIALRVSDTAYALLAQGLSNIGLNVFARLQKQPAKLREALVTAAELSNLFAMPAFLGLAVVAPNLVAVVFGPAWVEAGPILSVLALLGIPAMFSTFAGALMRALGTTRLLLWLLILSAVTNILVVVGTVGYGLFAVAVGILVRNLCFIPLYLLIQKRLTGVSPLAHLARSAPGLAAAVGMAVVVWWIGGVMAAEGWTVQATLGGQIATGLATYPLLLALVARGSLARLIEALKGYRERTATARA, encoded by the coding sequence GTGGTGAAGACACGCCTGCGCGACAAGGTGCTGGAGGGTGCCTTCTGGGCATCCCTGGAAGGTTGGGGGCGCCAATTCGCTTCCCTGGTCGTCTTCGTCCTGCTCGCCCGCCTGCTGACCCCGGTCGAGGTCGGGCTGTTCGCCATGGTCGCCATCGTCCTTGCCGCGGTGCAGACGATCCTGGACGAAGGACTGACCGAGGTGCTGGTCCAACGCGAGCATCTGGAGCGCGAGCACCTGGACAGTGCCTTCTGGCTCGTGGTCGGCGTGAGCCTTGCGCTTTGCGGCCTCACAGCACTCCTGGCGGACCCCATCGCGCAGCTGTTCGATCAGCCGGGGATCGCCCCCCTGATCGCCGCCGCGAGCCTGGCGCCGCTCCTGGCCGGCCTCAGCGGGGTGCACCAGGGCTTGCTGCGCCGGCGGATGGACTACCGGTTGCTGATGGTCCGCTCCATGGCCGGTGTCGTGGCCGGCGGCGTGGCGGGCGTTGCGATGGCGTGGCAGGGCTTCGGCGCCTGGGCACTGGTGGCCCAGCAGGTGGTGGACCGGCTTGTCGGAGGCCTGGTGCTGTGGTGCTCCACCGACTGGCGGCCACGGCTGTCCTTCTCCTGGCGGCATGCCCGCGACCTGATGCCGTTCAGCGCCTACCTCGCTGCCACCCGCGTGGTGAACTTCACCTCCAAGCAGGTGGACCGGTACCTGATCGGCCTGTTCATGGGGCCGGCGGTCCTGGGCATCTACAACATCGCCCTGCGGGTCAGCGACACCGCGTACGCGCTTTTGGCGCAGGGACTGTCCAACATCGGCCTGAACGTCTTCGCCCGCCTTCAGAAGCAACCGGCGAAGCTGCGCGAGGCGCTGGTCACCGCGGCGGAGCTGTCCAACCTCTTCGCCATGCCGGCGTTCCTCGGCCTGGCTGTGGTGGCGCCCAATCTGGTGGCGGTCGTGTTCGGCCCGGCGTGGGTGGAAGCGGGGCCGATCCTGTCGGTCCTGGCGCTGCTGGGGATTCCGGCGATGTTCAGCACCTTCGCCGGCGCGCTGATGCGGGCGTTGGGGACCACCCGGTTGCTGCTGTGGCTGCTGATCCTGAGTGCGGTGACCAACATCCTGGTGGTGGTCGGGACCGTCGGGTACGGGCTGTTCGCCGTGGCGGTCGGCATCCTCGTCCGCAACCTGTGCTTCATCCCGTTGTACCTGCTGATCCAGAAGCGCCTGACCGGCGTGTCGCCGCTGGCCCACCTCGCCCGCTCGGCACCCGGCCTCGCCGCCGCCGTCGGGATGGCCGTCGTGGTCTGGTGGATCGGCGGCGTGATGGCGGCGGAGGGGTGGACGGTCCAGGCGACATTGGGCGGGCAGATCGCCACCGGGCTCGCGACCTATCCGCTTCTTCTGGCCCTCGTCGCCCGCGGTAGCCTCGCCCGTCTGATCGAAGCCCTGAAGGGTTATCGGGAACGGACGGCCACCGCCCGCGCATGA
- the hslU gene encoding ATP-dependent protease ATPase subunit HslU: MTAAFSPREIVSELDRYIVGQHDAKRAVAIALRNRWRRQQLPEGLREEVLPKNILMIGPTGVGKTEIARRLAKLAQAPFIKVEATKFTEVGYVGRDVEQIIRDLVEAAIGLTKERLRREVTAKAELRAEERVLDALVGEHASPDTRAKFRRMLRAGELNDREIEVQVQDNTMGGMLPTFDVPGMPGAQMGMLNLNDIFGKAFGGRTKARRMTVSESHEVLMAEESEKLLDQEKVTAEAIHAVEQNGIVFLDEIDKISARSEHKGGADVSREGVQRDLLPLIEGTTVATKHGPVKTDHILFIASGAFHIAKPSDLLPELQGRLPIRVELKALSRDDFRRILTEPEASLIKQYKALLATEEVTLDFTEDGIDALAELAAEINASVENIGARRLHTVMERLLEEVSFNASDMGGKTVTIDAAYVRERVAGLAKNADLSRFIL, from the coding sequence ATGACCGCCGCCTTCAGCCCGCGCGAGATCGTCTCGGAACTCGACCGCTACATCGTCGGCCAGCACGACGCCAAGCGCGCCGTCGCCATCGCGCTGCGCAACCGCTGGCGCCGCCAGCAGCTGCCCGAGGGCCTGCGCGAGGAGGTTCTGCCCAAGAACATCCTGATGATCGGCCCGACCGGCGTGGGCAAGACCGAGATCGCGCGGCGGCTCGCCAAGCTGGCCCAGGCCCCCTTCATCAAGGTCGAGGCCACCAAGTTCACCGAGGTCGGCTATGTCGGCCGCGACGTGGAGCAGATCATCCGCGACCTGGTGGAGGCCGCCATTGGCCTGACCAAGGAACGCCTGCGCCGGGAGGTGACGGCCAAGGCCGAGCTGCGTGCCGAGGAGCGGGTGCTGGACGCGCTGGTGGGCGAGCACGCCAGCCCCGACACCCGCGCCAAGTTCCGACGGATGCTGCGCGCGGGCGAGTTGAACGACCGGGAGATCGAGGTCCAGGTCCAGGACAACACGATGGGCGGCATGCTGCCCACCTTCGACGTGCCGGGGATGCCCGGTGCCCAGATGGGCATGCTGAACCTGAACGACATCTTCGGAAAGGCGTTCGGCGGCCGGACCAAGGCCCGGCGCATGACCGTGAGCGAAAGCCACGAGGTGCTGATGGCCGAGGAGTCCGAAAAGCTCCTGGACCAGGAGAAGGTGACCGCCGAGGCGATCCATGCGGTCGAGCAGAACGGCATCGTCTTCCTGGACGAGATCGACAAGATCTCGGCGCGCAGCGAGCACAAGGGCGGTGCGGACGTCAGCCGCGAGGGCGTGCAGCGGGACCTGCTGCCGCTGATCGAGGGCACCACGGTCGCCACCAAGCACGGGCCGGTGAAGACCGACCACATCCTGTTCATCGCGTCGGGCGCCTTCCACATCGCCAAGCCGTCGGACCTGCTGCCCGAACTCCAGGGCCGGCTGCCGATCCGGGTCGAGCTGAAGGCGCTCTCGCGCGACGATTTCCGCCGCATCCTGACCGAGCCCGAAGCCTCGTTGATCAAGCAGTACAAGGCCCTTCTGGCGACCGAGGAGGTGACGCTCGACTTCACCGAGGACGGCATCGACGCGCTGGCCGAACTGGCCGCCGAGATCAACGCTTCGGTGGAGAACATCGGCGCCCGGCGGCTGCACACGGTGATGGAACGCCTGTTGGAAGAGGTCAGCTTCAACGCCAGCGACATGGGCGGG